The Amblyomma americanum isolate KBUSLIRL-KWMA chromosome 5, ASM5285725v1, whole genome shotgun sequence genome window below encodes:
- the l(2)k09848 gene encoding WD repeat domain 74 lethal (2) k09848 isoform X1 produces the protein MPSRWRVKLCCQYGGAQVPCVCWSRNGAFKRYNECKQISWNFSFPVWLIYKGINTEKRVFANLNSLQEVSRSAEITCLRWKDESESEIYAGLRSQVVKTYCPNSGICKDAVDVKGGEGPIKGLGVVNSNLVTCVSSGLLRVWDQDGSVQAETEVGADVFRMRQHSKKASVVATGGKENDLKLWDLENLQKPVFQAKNVRNDFLDLRVPVWVTDMDFMRDSEKVIAITGHHQVRVYDPSSRQRRPVVDFEFDEYPLTCLSLTPHPEQVVVSNSHGRVALLDIRRKGMVHVFKGVAGSIRAVCCHPNLPLVASCGLDRFVRVHDLHTRLLLTKMYLKSRLNCLLMRTDFDLEDEGEQKDKEEAAAEDELWEDMEEVDETADVLVKKVSAKRNREATVAKSKKRKKLNKQDG, from the exons ATGCCATCCAGGTGGCGTGTCAAGTTGTGTtgccaatatggcggcgcccaagTACCATGTGTTTGTTGGAGCCGAAACGGGGCTTTTAAAAGGTATAATGAGTGTAAACAGATTTCCTGGAACTTCAGTTTCCCAGTTTGGCTTATTTACAAAG GTATCAACACAGAGAAGCGCGTCTTCGCAAACCTGAACAGCCTACAAGAAGTCAGCAGAAGCGCTGAAATCACGTGTCTGCGCTGGAAAGATGAATCAGAATCCGAG ATTTACGCAGGCCTGCGCTCTCAAGTTGTGAAGACCTACTGCCCAAACAGCGGCATTTGCAAGGACGCTGTTGATGTTAAAGGAGGGGAAGGTCCCATCAAAGGCCTAGGCGTCGTTAACTC AAACCTTGTCACCTGCGTGAGTTCAGGACTTCTTAGGGTTTGGGACCAAGATGGAAGCGTTCAG GCTGAAACAGAGGTTGGTGCAGATGTCTTTAGGATGCGGCAGCATTCGAAAAAAGCAAGTGTCGTGGCCACAGGTGGTAAGGAGAATGACCTTAAGTTGTGGGATCTGGAAAACCTGCAGAAGCCAGTCTTCCAGGCTAAAAAC GTCAGGAATGACTTTCTTGATCTCAGAGTGCCAGTGTGGGTTACGGACATGGACTTTATGAGAGATTCAGAAAAGGTTATCGCCATCACGGGCCACCATCAG GTGAGAGTGTATGATCCGAGCTCCCGCCAACGCCGGCCTGTTGTGGACTTTGAGTTTGACGAGTATCCACTGACGTGCCTGTCCCTGACACCACATCCCGA GCAAGTGGTGGTCAGCAACAGCCATGGTCGGGTGGCTCTGCTGGACATTCGCCGCAAGGGCATGGTGCACGTGTTCAAGGGGGTGGCGGGCAGTATCCGTGCCGTCTGCTGCCATCCGAACCTTCCACTCGTAGCGAGCTGTGGCCTCGACCGGTTTGTCCGCGTGCACGACCTGCACACCCGTTTGCTCCTGACCAAG atGTACCTAAAGTCAAGGCTCAACTGCCTGCTGATGCGAACAGACTTTGACCTTGAAGATGAGGGAGAACAGAAAGACAAGGAAGAGGCTGCGGCTGAAGACGAACTTTGGGAAGATATGGAGGAAGTTGACGAGACAGCTGATGTTTTGGTTAAAAAAGTTTCCGCGAAAAGGAACCGTGAAGCAACTGTTGCcaagagcaaaaagaggaaaaaacttAATAAACAGGATGGTTAA
- the LOC144133195 gene encoding histone H4 — MSGRGKGGKGLGKGGAKRHRKVLRDNIQGITKPAIRRLARRGGVKRISGLIYEETRGVLKVFLENVIRDAVTYTEHAKRKTVTAMDVVYALKRQGRTLYGFGG; from the coding sequence ATGTCTGGTCGTGGAAAGGGCGGAAAGGGACTCGGAAAAGGAGGTGCAAAGCGTCACCGCAAGGTTCTCCGTGACAACATCCAGGGAATCACGAAGCCAGCCATTCGCCGTCTCGCCCGTCGTGGTGGCGTGAAGCGCATCTCAGGTCTCATCTACGAGGAAACGAGAGGTGTGCTCAAGGTATTCCTGGAAAACGTCATTCGTGATGCCGTCACCTACACCGAGCACGCCAAGAGAAAAACTGTGACTGCGATGGACGTTGTCTACGCACTGAAGCGTCAGGGCAGGACCCTCTACGGTTTCGGCGGTTAA
- the LOC144133194 gene encoding histone H2A yields the protein MSGRGKGGKVKGKSKTRSSRAGLQFPVGRIHRLLRKGNYAERVGAGAPVYLAAVLEYLAAEVLELAGNAARDNKKTRIIPRHLQLAIRNDEELNKLLSGVTIAQGGVLPNIQAVLLPKKTEKKS from the coding sequence ATGTCTGGTCGCGGCAAGGGAGGCAAAGTCAAGGGAAAGAGCAAGACTCGCTCCAGCCGGGCTGGCCTGCAGTTTCCTGTCGGCCGAATTCATCGCCTGCTACGTAAGGGGAACtatgccgaacgcgtcggcgccGGCGCCCCTGTCTACTTGGCCGCAGTTTTGGAGTACCTGGCCGCTGAAGTGCTCGAGTTGGCCGGGAACGCCGCCCGCGACAACAAGAAGACTCGCATcattccgcgacaccttcagctCGCCATCAGGAACGACGAGGAGTTAAACAAGCTGCTCTCCGGCGTCACCATCGCACAGGGAGGTGTTCTGCCCAACATTCAGGCCGTCCTGCTGCCCAAGAAGACCGAAAAGAAGTCTTAA
- the LOC144135436 gene encoding histone H2B-like yields the protein MPPQPSGKAIKKAGKAQKAVRTTDKKKKKRRRKESFSIYIYKVLKQVHPDTGVSSKAMSIMNSFVNDIFERIAAEASRLAHYNKRSTITSREVQTAVRLLLPGELAKHAVSEGTKAVTKYTSSK from the coding sequence ATGCCACCTCAACCCAGCGGAAAAGCGATTAAGAAGGCCGGCAAGGCACAGAAGGCCGTCCGCACCACtgacaagaagaaaaagaagcgcaGGAGGAAGGAGAGCTTCAGCATTTACATCTACAAGGTTCTGAAGCAAGTCCACCCGGACACCGGCGTCTCCAGCAAGGCGATGTCGATCATGAACAGCTTCGTCAACGACATCTTCGAACGAATCGCCGCTGAAGCCTCGCGCCTCGCACACTACAACAAGCGGTCAACCATCACCAGCCGCGAGGTCCAGACCGCTGTCCGCCTTCTGCTGCCTGGTGAGCTCGCCAAGCACGCGGTATCCGAAGGCACAAAGGCCGTCACCAAGTACACTTCCTCCAAGTGA
- the l(2)k09848 gene encoding WD repeat domain 74 lethal (2) k09848 isoform X2, with the protein MAAPKYHVFVGAETGLLKGINTEKRVFANLNSLQEVSRSAEITCLRWKDESESEIYAGLRSQVVKTYCPNSGICKDAVDVKGGEGPIKGLGVVNSNLVTCVSSGLLRVWDQDGSVQAETEVGADVFRMRQHSKKASVVATGGKENDLKLWDLENLQKPVFQAKNVRNDFLDLRVPVWVTDMDFMRDSEKVIAITGHHQVRVYDPSSRQRRPVVDFEFDEYPLTCLSLTPHPEQVVVSNSHGRVALLDIRRKGMVHVFKGVAGSIRAVCCHPNLPLVASCGLDRFVRVHDLHTRLLLTKMYLKSRLNCLLMRTDFDLEDEGEQKDKEEAAAEDELWEDMEEVDETADVLVKKVSAKRNREATVAKSKKRKKLNKQDG; encoded by the exons atggcggcgcccaagTACCATGTGTTTGTTGGAGCCGAAACGGGGCTTTTAAAAG GTATCAACACAGAGAAGCGCGTCTTCGCAAACCTGAACAGCCTACAAGAAGTCAGCAGAAGCGCTGAAATCACGTGTCTGCGCTGGAAAGATGAATCAGAATCCGAG ATTTACGCAGGCCTGCGCTCTCAAGTTGTGAAGACCTACTGCCCAAACAGCGGCATTTGCAAGGACGCTGTTGATGTTAAAGGAGGGGAAGGTCCCATCAAAGGCCTAGGCGTCGTTAACTC AAACCTTGTCACCTGCGTGAGTTCAGGACTTCTTAGGGTTTGGGACCAAGATGGAAGCGTTCAG GCTGAAACAGAGGTTGGTGCAGATGTCTTTAGGATGCGGCAGCATTCGAAAAAAGCAAGTGTCGTGGCCACAGGTGGTAAGGAGAATGACCTTAAGTTGTGGGATCTGGAAAACCTGCAGAAGCCAGTCTTCCAGGCTAAAAAC GTCAGGAATGACTTTCTTGATCTCAGAGTGCCAGTGTGGGTTACGGACATGGACTTTATGAGAGATTCAGAAAAGGTTATCGCCATCACGGGCCACCATCAG GTGAGAGTGTATGATCCGAGCTCCCGCCAACGCCGGCCTGTTGTGGACTTTGAGTTTGACGAGTATCCACTGACGTGCCTGTCCCTGACACCACATCCCGA GCAAGTGGTGGTCAGCAACAGCCATGGTCGGGTGGCTCTGCTGGACATTCGCCGCAAGGGCATGGTGCACGTGTTCAAGGGGGTGGCGGGCAGTATCCGTGCCGTCTGCTGCCATCCGAACCTTCCACTCGTAGCGAGCTGTGGCCTCGACCGGTTTGTCCGCGTGCACGACCTGCACACCCGTTTGCTCCTGACCAAG atGTACCTAAAGTCAAGGCTCAACTGCCTGCTGATGCGAACAGACTTTGACCTTGAAGATGAGGGAGAACAGAAAGACAAGGAAGAGGCTGCGGCTGAAGACGAACTTTGGGAAGATATGGAGGAAGTTGACGAGACAGCTGATGTTTTGGTTAAAAAAGTTTCCGCGAAAAGGAACCGTGAAGCAACTGTTGCcaagagcaaaaagaggaaaaaacttAATAAACAGGATGGTTAA